The Astatotilapia calliptera chromosome 14, fAstCal1.2, whole genome shotgun sequence genome includes a region encoding these proteins:
- the LOC113036848 gene encoding ras-related protein ORAB-1-like isoform X2, whose protein sequence is MNPEYDYLFKLLLIGDSGVGKSCLLLRFADDTYTESYISTIGVDFKIRTIDMDGKTVKLQIWDTAGQERFRTITSSYYRGAHGIIIVYDVTEQESFNNVKQWLDEIDRYACENVSRLLVGNKSDLVSKKVVDAATAQDLASSLKIPCLETSAKSSDNVERAFLTMASEIHKRLASEGGGMEGESAEARTAKINSAPLWLGGEKQTQEANNCC, encoded by the exons ATGAATCCTGAATA TGACTACTTGTTCAAGCTTCTTCTCATCGGTGACTCTGGAGTTGGAAAGTCATGCCTGCTGCTGCGCTTTGCG GATGACACCTACACCGAAAGCTACATCTCTACCATAGGGGTCGACTTCAAGATCAGGACCATTGACATGGATGGGAAAACTGTCAAGCTACAGATT TGGGACACAGCAGGTCAAGAGAGGTTTCGAACCATCACCTCCAGCTACTACAGAGGAGCTCACGGCATCATCATTGTGTATGATGTCACTGAGCAG gAATCCTTTAACAATGTGAAGCAGTGGCTGGATGAAATAGATCGTTACGCCTGTGAAAACGTCTCCAGGCTGCTGGTGGGAAACAAGTCTGACCTCGTTAGTAAGAAAGTGGTGGATGCTGCCACTGCTCAG GACCTGGCTTCGTCCCTGAAGATCCCGTGCTTGGAGACTAGTGCGAAGAGCTCTGATAATGTGGAGAGGGCGTTCCTTACCATGGCCTCTGAGATCCACAAACGTCTGGCCAGTGAAGGAGGGGGCATGGAGGGCGAGTCAGCAGAGGCCAGAACCGCCAAGATCAACAGCGCCCCCCTGTGGCTGGGAGGGGAAAAACAGACGCAGGAGGCCAATAACTGCTGCTGA
- the LOC113036848 gene encoding ras-related protein Rab-1A-like isoform X1, giving the protein MSSLLPSDYLFKLLLIGDSGVGKSCLLLRFADDTYTESYISTIGVDFKIRTIDMDGKTVKLQIWDTAGQERFRTITSSYYRGAHGIIIVYDVTEQESFNNVKQWLDEIDRYACENVSRLLVGNKSDLVSKKVVDAATAQDLASSLKIPCLETSAKSSDNVERAFLTMASEIHKRLASEGGGMEGESAEARTAKINSAPLWLGGEKQTQEANNCC; this is encoded by the exons ATGTCTTCCTTGCTTCCCAGTGACTACTTGTTCAAGCTTCTTCTCATCGGTGACTCTGGAGTTGGAAAGTCATGCCTGCTGCTGCGCTTTGCG GATGACACCTACACCGAAAGCTACATCTCTACCATAGGGGTCGACTTCAAGATCAGGACCATTGACATGGATGGGAAAACTGTCAAGCTACAGATT TGGGACACAGCAGGTCAAGAGAGGTTTCGAACCATCACCTCCAGCTACTACAGAGGAGCTCACGGCATCATCATTGTGTATGATGTCACTGAGCAG gAATCCTTTAACAATGTGAAGCAGTGGCTGGATGAAATAGATCGTTACGCCTGTGAAAACGTCTCCAGGCTGCTGGTGGGAAACAAGTCTGACCTCGTTAGTAAGAAAGTGGTGGATGCTGCCACTGCTCAG GACCTGGCTTCGTCCCTGAAGATCCCGTGCTTGGAGACTAGTGCGAAGAGCTCTGATAATGTGGAGAGGGCGTTCCTTACCATGGCCTCTGAGATCCACAAACGTCTGGCCAGTGAAGGAGGGGGCATGGAGGGCGAGTCAGCAGAGGCCAGAACCGCCAAGATCAACAGCGCCCCCCTGTGGCTGGGAGGGGAAAAACAGACGCAGGAGGCCAATAACTGCTGCTGA